Below is a genomic region from Streptosporangiales bacterium.
CACTGGTGAACATCTCCCGCACCAACGCGCCGAGCAGAAGCGGGGTGCCGAGCTCTCCGGCGAAGTCACGCGCGAGGTCGAGGTCCTTACGCATCAGCGACGAAGCAAACCCCGGCGCGAAGTCATCCTCCACCGGGCTTCCGAGGACGAGTCCCTTGGCGGGCACCCGGTTGCGCCAGACCCAGGAGTCGCCGGTGGACTTGCTTACCACGTCGTAGATCACCCGGGGGT
It encodes:
- a CDS encoding NAD-binding protein, which produces MASKTDLDPRVIYDVVSKSTGDSWVWRNRVPAKGLVLGSPVEDDFAPGFASSLMRKDLDLARDFAGELGTPLLLGALVREMFTSVIAQGWGGKDYSVLARLYEHVGRPEGE